Proteins co-encoded in one Montipora capricornis isolate CH-2021 chromosome 12, ASM3666992v2, whole genome shotgun sequence genomic window:
- the LOC138025405 gene encoding keratin-associated protein 9-1-like, whose product MGNLEAFALLLASIFVVECSGACGNQSCIGGECTSLNKCNDDCISEGCNLECTSSVRECTQDCFRGCIAKSDSEIFLQDCPWGGCSITCSSSSKQCNQSCFRGGCNSTCDAEKCQQECTRGEGCNMTCLSSAKECIQDCAAIGCHLECNSSIGECTQYCFRGSCTANSDSEIFNQHCTGGGCSITCSSNAKQCDQSCARGGCNSRCDAEKCQQDCIAGGCNMTCLSSGKECIQDCPGGGCEMSCPSNVDQCTQGCPDGRCVFQCSAKKCTLNCLGGSCKESAPFNAHARVCIPVFWVFGFVGIAVAF is encoded by the coding sequence ATGGGAAATCTTGAAGCATTCGCCCTTTTATTAGCAAGCATATTTGTCGTTGAATGTTCAGGAGCTTGTGGTAACCAATCTTGTATTGGCGGAGAATGTACCAGTCTAAATAAATGCAATGACGATTGCATTTCGGAAGGGTGCAATTTGGAATGTACCTCATCTGTAAGGGAGTGCACCCAAGATTGCTTTCGAGGCTGCATCGCCAAAAGTGATTCCGAGATATTCCTGCAGGATTGCCCCTGGGGAGGATGCAGTATTACCTGTTCGTCGAGTTCAAAACAGTGCAATCAAAGTTGTTTCAGAGGCGGGTGCAATTCAACATGTGATGCCGAGAAATGCCAGCAGGAGTGCACACGAGGAGAAGGATGCAACATGACATGCTTATCAAGTGCAAAGGAATGCATCCAAGATTGTGCTGCAATAGGGTGCCATTTGGAATGTAACTCATCTATAGGGGAGTGCACCCAATATTGCTTCAGGGGAAGCTGCACCGCCAATAGTGATTCCGAGATATTCAACCAGCATTGCACCGGGGGAGGATGCAGTATTACATGCTCGTCGAATGCAAAACAGTGTGATCAAAGTTGCGCAAGAGGCGGGTGCAATTCAAGATGTGATGCAGAGAAATGCCAGCAGGATTGTATAGCGGGAGGGTGCAACATGACATGCTTATCAAGTGGAAAAGAATGCATTCAAGATTGTCCTGGAGGAGGGTGCGAGATGTCCTGTCCATCAAATGTAGACCAATGCACTCAAGGTTGCCCTGATGGAAGGTGCGTCTTTCAATGCTCCGCCAAAAAGTGCACGTTAAATTGTCTTGGAGGCTCATGCAAAGAATCTGCTCCCTTCAACGCGCATGCTCGCGTTTGCATCCCAGTATTCTGGGTCTTTGGTTTTGTGGGGATTGCTGTAGCCTTTTAA
- the LOC138026610 gene encoding keratin-associated protein 5-1-like, whose product MTCLSSGKECIQDCSAGGCHLECNSPVGKCTQDCPWGGCNANSDSEIFNQDCAWGGCSIVCSSNAKQCNQSCSRGGCNSTCDAEKCQQECITGEGCNMTCLSSGKECIQDCSTGGCHLECNSPVGKCTQDCSWGGCNANSDSEIFNQDCAWGGCSIACSSNAKQCNQSCTRGGCNSTCDAEKCQQECSIGKACNMTCLSSGKKCIQDCSTGGCHLECNSPVGKCTQDCTGGGCIANINSEMFDQDCTGGGCNIACSSNAKQCDQSCAGGRCNSECEAEKCQQDCSGGGCNMACLSSGKECIQDCPGGRCEMSCASNVDQCTQNCLGGGCVFRCSAKKCMLKCPGGSCKRSAGINLHAGFCILVFQVFGFVGVFEAF is encoded by the coding sequence ATGACATGCTTATCAAGTGGAAAGGAATGTATCCAAGATTGTTCTGCAGGAGGGTGCCATTTGGAATGTAACTCCCCTGTAGGGAAGTGCACCCAAGATTGCCCCTGGGGAGGTTGCAACGCCAATAGTGATTCCGAGATATTCAATCAGGATTGCGCCTGGGGAGGATGCAGTATTGTATGCTCGTCAAATGCAAAACAGTGCAATCAAAGTTGCTCAAGAGGCGGGTGCAATTCAACATGTGATGCCGAGAAATGCCAGCAGGAGTGCATCACAGGAGAAGGGTGCAACATGACATGCTTATCAAGTGGAAAGGAATGTATCCAAGATTGTTCTACCGGAGGGTGCCATTTGGAATGTAACTCCCCTGTAGGGAAGTGCACCCAAGATTGCTCCTGGGGAGGTTGCAACGCCAATAGTGATTCCGAGATATTCAATCAGGATTGCGCCTGGGGAGGATGCAGTATTGCATGTTCGTCAAATGCAAAACAGTGCAATCAAAGTTGCACTAGAGGCGGGTGCAATTCAACATGTGATGCCGAGAAATGCCAGCAGGAGTGCAGCATAGGAAAAGCGTGCAACATGACATGCTTATCAAGTGGAAAGAAATGTATCCAAGATTGTTCTACAGGAGGGTGCCATTTGGAATGTAACTCCCCTGTAGGGAAGTGCACCCAAGATTGCACCGGGGGAGGCTGCATCGCCAATATCAATTCCGAGATGTTCGACCAGGATTGCACTGGGGGAGGATGCAATATTGCATGTTCGTCAAATGCAAAACAGTGCGATCAAAGTTGCGCAGGAGGCAGGTGCAATTCAGAATGTGAAGCCGAGAAATGCCAACAGGATTGTTCTGGGGGAGGGTGCAACATGGCATGCTTATCAAGTGGAAAGGAATGCATCCAAGATTGTCCTGGAGGAAGGTGCGAAATGTCCTGTGCATCAAATGTAGACCAATGCACTCAAAATTGCCTTGGGGGAGGGTGCGTCTTTCGATGCTCCGCCAAAAAGTGCATGTTAAAATGTCCTGGAGGCTCATGCAAAAGATCTGCTGGCATTAACCTACATGCTGGCTTTTGTATCCTAGTATTTCAGGTCTTTGGTTTTGTCGGAGTTTTTGAAGCCTTCTAA